From one Mycobacterium colombiense CECT 3035 genomic stretch:
- a CDS encoding DUF4436 domain-containing protein, protein MTPGTPAPPPPTGARGRQIAIAIGAVASLIVIYVLSLIAVHLLAKSAPPLPAVDLSKVEAEDSVVQVRLEKLDPVANRLTVNVLVYPKDTLYDKNFGVLTADAAVRLYPDNDLGDLQYPIGKAPAQVTTTIEAHGDPANWPFDSYRTGVISADVFTGSGANKEKTAARVEATGGLDGWDATVTRVHDAEDNNPDVKDDLVITLHRAKGQLIFDVGICLVLISLPVLALWVAIPVALGRTSFLPPLTTWYGAMLFAIVPLRNILPGSPPYGSWVDQAIVLWVLIGLVGALTLFLVGWWRQRDRKTPTKT, encoded by the coding sequence ATGACACCCGGGACTCCGGCGCCGCCGCCACCGACCGGCGCGCGAGGGCGGCAGATCGCGATCGCGATCGGGGCCGTCGCCTCCCTCATCGTCATCTACGTGTTGTCGCTGATCGCCGTGCACCTGCTGGCCAAATCGGCGCCCCCGCTGCCCGCGGTGGACCTGAGCAAGGTCGAGGCCGAGGACAGCGTGGTGCAGGTGCGGCTGGAGAAGCTGGACCCCGTCGCGAACCGGTTGACGGTCAATGTGCTGGTGTACCCCAAGGACACCCTGTACGACAAGAACTTCGGCGTGCTGACGGCCGACGCGGCGGTGCGGCTGTACCCCGACAACGACCTGGGTGACCTGCAGTACCCGATCGGCAAGGCGCCCGCGCAGGTGACCACCACGATCGAGGCGCACGGTGACCCCGCGAACTGGCCGTTCGATTCGTACCGCACCGGGGTCATCTCCGCCGATGTGTTCACCGGCTCCGGCGCCAACAAGGAGAAGACCGCGGCCCGCGTCGAAGCCACCGGCGGGCTGGACGGGTGGGACGCCACCGTCACCCGCGTCCACGACGCCGAAGACAACAACCCAGATGTCAAGGACGACTTGGTGATTACCCTGCACCGGGCCAAGGGGCAGCTGATCTTCGACGTCGGCATCTGCCTGGTGTTGATCTCGCTGCCCGTCCTGGCGCTCTGGGTCGCCATTCCGGTGGCCCTGGGCAGGACGTCGTTCCTGCCGCCGCTCACCACCTGGTACGGCGCCATGCTTTTCGCCATCGTCCCGCTGCGTAACATCCTGCCGGGCAGCCCACCGTACGGTTCGTGGGTCGATCAGGCCATCGTGCTCTGGGTGTTGATCGGGCTGGTCGGCGCGCTGACGCTGTTCCTGGTCGGGTGGTGGCGGCAACGCGATCGAAAAACGCCTACCAAGACCTGA